A genomic region of Pseudomonas sp. KU43P contains the following coding sequences:
- a CDS encoding PLP-dependent aminotransferase family protein encodes MKRSATLIRTVMGEIQSRIASRTYTPGAKIPSVRAMAQTMQVSVSTVLEAYERLMAEGVLSARPGSGYYVAGPVAPLVLTEMGPRLDREVDPLWISRQSLETASDALKPGCGWLPPSWLYEAGMRKALRSAARSDAVKLAEYASPLGHLPLRQFLSRRLAGIGTQAPLEQIMLTDSGTHAIDLICRFLLEPGDTVLVDDPCYFNFHAILKAHRVNVVGVPYTATGPDIDRFAAALLKHSPRLYMTNSGIHNPTGATLSPVTAHRLLKLADTSSLIIVEDDIFADFENTPAPRLSAFDGLSRVIQIGSFSKTISASIRCGYIAARREWIESLLDLKIATTFGAGRLAADIIHQAITDSGYRKHMESVRLRLAESMDRAVARLQAIGIKPWMIPQAGMYLWCQLPQGKDAATLARTCLKEGVVLAPGNAFSQSMTAGDFLRFNVAQSEDGKIFEVLKRALST; translated from the coding sequence ATGAAACGGAGCGCAACGCTGATTCGAACCGTCATGGGTGAGATCCAGTCCAGGATAGCCTCTCGAACCTACACGCCAGGTGCGAAAATACCTTCAGTCCGCGCAATGGCCCAGACCATGCAGGTGTCGGTTTCAACCGTCCTAGAGGCCTATGAACGGTTGATGGCAGAGGGCGTACTCAGCGCTCGGCCTGGCTCCGGCTACTACGTAGCTGGGCCAGTGGCGCCATTGGTACTGACCGAAATGGGCCCTAGGCTCGATCGAGAAGTCGACCCGCTGTGGATTTCACGCCAGTCTCTCGAAACCGCCAGCGATGCATTGAAACCAGGGTGCGGGTGGCTACCTCCATCCTGGCTGTACGAAGCCGGCATGCGTAAGGCGCTTCGCAGCGCTGCCCGTTCAGACGCCGTGAAACTGGCTGAATACGCTTCACCACTTGGGCATCTGCCGCTCAGGCAATTCCTGTCGCGACGGCTGGCTGGCATCGGCACCCAAGCGCCTCTGGAGCAGATCATGCTCACTGACTCCGGCACTCACGCCATCGACCTGATTTGCCGTTTTCTGCTGGAACCGGGAGATACCGTCCTGGTTGACGACCCCTGCTATTTCAATTTTCACGCAATCCTGAAAGCGCACAGGGTGAATGTTGTAGGCGTACCCTACACGGCGACGGGCCCGGACATCGATAGGTTCGCCGCTGCTCTGCTAAAGCATTCCCCCAGGTTGTACATGACCAATTCCGGTATCCACAACCCGACCGGGGCCACGCTGTCCCCGGTCACTGCGCACAGGCTGCTGAAGCTGGCCGACACCTCCAGCCTCATCATCGTAGAGGACGACATCTTCGCGGATTTCGAGAATACGCCCGCGCCACGGCTGTCTGCCTTCGATGGCCTCTCTCGTGTCATCCAGATAGGCAGCTTCTCCAAAACCATCTCCGCTTCAATCCGATGCGGCTACATCGCCGCCCGCCGTGAATGGATCGAAAGCCTGCTAGACCTCAAGATTGCCACCACATTCGGGGCCGGGCGTTTGGCTGCGGACATCATCCATCAAGCGATTACTGATAGCGGGTATCGCAAGCACATGGAGAGTGTTCGCCTCAGGTTGGCCGAGTCGATGGACAGAGCGGTAGCGAGGCTTCAGGCCATTGGTATCAAGCCCTGGATGATTCCCCAGGCAGGCATGTACCTCTGGTGCCAGCTCCCACAGGGCAAGGATGCAGCTACGCTGGCCAGAACCTGCCTGAAGGAAGGTGTCGTACTGGCGCCAGGAAATGCCTTCAGCCAGTCCATGACTGCAGGGGACTTTCTGCGTTTCAACGTTGCCCAATCGGAAGACGGCAAAATCTTCGAGGTATTGAAACGGGCACTGAGTACTTAG
- a CDS encoding LysR family transcriptional regulator, which yields MNRNDLRRVDLNLLIVFETLMHERSVTRAAEKLFLGQPAISAALSRLRNLFDDPLFVRTGRSMEPSARAHEIFALLSPALDSISTAVSRAAEFDPATSNAVFRIGLSDDAEFALLPQLLKRIRAEAPGIVLVVRRVNYLLMPTLLASGEISVGVSYTSDLPANAKRKVLRRSMPKLLRADSVPGSITLDDFCARPHALVSFAGDLSGFIDEALEEIGRKRHVVLAVPQFNGLGSLLAGTDIVATVPDYTADALTAAGGLRAEDLPIEVRSFELHMAWRGAQDNDPAERWLRSRIQMFFGDPDSF from the coding sequence ATGAATCGAAACGACCTGCGTCGCGTAGACCTCAACTTGCTGATCGTGTTCGAAACCCTGATGCACGAGCGCAGCGTGACCCGTGCTGCCGAGAAGCTGTTCCTCGGCCAGCCGGCGATCAGTGCGGCGCTGTCGCGCCTGCGCAACCTGTTCGACGACCCGCTGTTTGTGCGCACCGGCCGCAGCATGGAACCCTCGGCCCGCGCCCACGAGATCTTCGCCCTGCTGTCCCCGGCGCTGGATTCGATTTCCACCGCCGTCAGCCGCGCTGCCGAGTTCGACCCGGCCACCAGCAACGCGGTGTTTCGCATCGGCCTGTCGGACGACGCCGAATTCGCCCTGCTGCCGCAACTGCTCAAGCGCATTCGCGCCGAAGCGCCCGGCATTGTCCTGGTGGTGCGCCGGGTCAACTACCTGCTGATGCCCACCCTGTTGGCCTCGGGCGAAATTTCGGTGGGCGTGAGCTACACCAGCGACCTGCCGGCCAACGCCAAGCGCAAGGTACTGCGCCGCAGTATGCCCAAGCTGCTGCGCGCCGACAGCGTGCCCGGCAGCATCACCCTCGACGATTTCTGCGCCCGCCCGCATGCGCTGGTGTCGTTCGCGGGCGACCTGTCCGGCTTCATCGACGAGGCACTGGAGGAGATAGGCCGCAAGCGCCATGTGGTGCTGGCGGTGCCGCAGTTCAACGGGTTGGGAAGCTTGCTGGCGGGCACCGATATCGTTGCCACGGTGCCGGATTACACAGCCGATGCACTGACGGCGGCGGGCGGGTTGCGCGCGGAGGACCTGCCGATCGAGGTGCGCAGTTTCGAGCTGCATATGGCCTGGCGGGGGGCGCAGGACAATGACCCAGCGGAGCGCTGGTTGCGGTCGCGGATACAGATGTTCTTCGGCGACCCTGACAGTTTCTAG
- a CDS encoding DMT family transporter, translated as MERSTNGWINGFIGVAIFAGSLPATRVAVADFEPTFLTCARATIAALLGALFLLVLRQPRPERADVPSLAITALGVVIGFPLLTALALQHITSAHSIVFVGLLPLCTAGFAVLRGGERPRPLFWLFSMTGAGIVVGYALMNGGKASAVGDLLMMAAVVVCGLGYAEGARLSRTLGGWQVISWALLVALPFMLVLTIINLPAPDAFAKVSAPSWFSFGYVSLFSMLIGFVFWYRGLVQGGIAAVGQLQLFQPFMGLGLAALLLHEQVSWMMLVVTLGAVICVAGAKKYGH; from the coding sequence ATGGAAAGATCAACGAACGGGTGGATTAACGGTTTCATAGGCGTCGCAATCTTTGCAGGCTCGTTGCCGGCGACCCGTGTGGCAGTGGCAGACTTCGAACCTACGTTTCTGACCTGCGCCAGGGCAACGATTGCCGCTCTCCTGGGTGCGCTTTTTCTGCTCGTGCTACGCCAGCCTCGGCCTGAGCGTGCTGATGTGCCGTCATTGGCCATAACAGCGCTTGGCGTCGTTATCGGTTTTCCACTGCTGACTGCGCTGGCCCTGCAGCACATCACCTCTGCCCATTCCATTGTCTTTGTCGGGCTGCTGCCACTGTGCACCGCAGGGTTTGCCGTCTTGCGCGGCGGTGAGCGACCTCGGCCACTGTTCTGGTTGTTCTCCATGACAGGGGCCGGGATAGTCGTTGGTTATGCGTTGATGAATGGAGGAAAAGCCTCTGCGGTGGGGGACTTGCTGATGATGGCAGCGGTGGTCGTTTGTGGTTTGGGCTATGCGGAAGGGGCGCGTCTGTCGCGGACATTGGGGGGGTGGCAGGTGATCAGTTGGGCCTTGCTGGTAGCGTTACCGTTCATGCTGGTGCTGACTATCATCAACCTCCCTGCGCCCGATGCTTTTGCCAAGGTAAGCGCCCCTTCGTGGTTCAGCTTTGGCTACGTATCACTGTTCAGCATGCTGATCGGGTTTGTGTTCTGGTATCGAGGGCTGGTCCAGGGTGGGATAGCGGCAGTCGGCCAACTACAACTCTTCCAGCCATTCATGGGGCTTGGCCTGGCAGCATTGCTGCTGCACGAGCAGGTCAGCTGGATGATGCTCGTGGTGACACTGGGTGCTGTCATCTGTGTTGCCGGGGCCAAGAAATACGGCCACTAG
- a CDS encoding BCCT family transporter — protein MAAAPNPRSTLNPPVFYTSAVLIFLLVLYATAFQEHAQALFEQVQQWIITNASWFYILTVALVLISVVFLAVSRYGDIKLGPDHSEPDYPKSSWFAMLFSAGMGIGLMFFGVAEPVMHFTTPPVGDPGTVAAAREAMKITFFHWGLHAWAIYAIVALILAYFSFRNGLPLTLRSALYPLIGERIYGPIGHAVDVFAILGTVFGVATSLGYGVLQINSGFHHVFGLPVNATVQVVLITATCALATLSVASGLDKGIRILSELNLGLAVVLMVFVLLFGPTVFLLQTYIQNTGAYLSDIVNKTFNLYAYEPTDWIGGWTLLYWGWWLSWSPFVGLFIARISRGRTIREFVCGVLFVPAGFTLLWMTVFGDSAIHMILNDGVKDLAAVVAQDSSLALFAFLEHFPFSSVVSLIAVLMVVVFFVTSADSGALVVDMLASTGQGHSPLWQRIFWSVSIGAVAIALLLANGLKALQTATIASALPFAVILLVAIWGLFKALSLDATRRGLRNQALPGPRHTRHPHGGWQRRLRNIAMMPRRAHVNRFITEVVRPACEEVALELRKQGYEVTVNEREDGRVALELSHAGEGRFLYEVRPRAFNTPSFIMRDTEDGADARKYFRAEVHLREGGQDYDIMGWSREDVIGDILDQYERHLHYLHVVS, from the coding sequence ATGGCTGCAGCCCCGAACCCGAGGAGCACCCTCAATCCACCTGTCTTCTACACCAGTGCAGTACTGATATTCCTTCTGGTGTTGTATGCCACGGCATTTCAGGAGCATGCCCAGGCGTTGTTCGAACAGGTTCAGCAATGGATCATCACCAACGCCAGCTGGTTCTACATTCTCACAGTGGCTCTGGTGCTGATCAGCGTGGTTTTTCTGGCCGTCAGCCGCTACGGCGACATCAAGTTGGGGCCGGACCACAGCGAGCCCGACTACCCCAAGAGCAGCTGGTTTGCCATGCTTTTCTCGGCAGGCATGGGTATCGGGCTGATGTTCTTCGGCGTGGCAGAGCCGGTGATGCATTTCACCACGCCGCCTGTGGGTGACCCTGGGACAGTCGCAGCGGCCCGTGAAGCGATGAAGATCACCTTCTTCCACTGGGGGCTCCACGCCTGGGCGATCTATGCCATCGTCGCGCTGATTCTGGCCTACTTCAGTTTCCGCAACGGTTTACCACTGACCTTGCGCTCGGCGCTGTATCCATTGATAGGTGAGCGGATCTACGGGCCCATCGGTCATGCCGTGGACGTTTTTGCCATCCTCGGTACGGTCTTTGGCGTCGCCACTTCCCTGGGTTACGGCGTGCTGCAGATCAACAGTGGTTTTCACCATGTGTTCGGCCTGCCGGTAAATGCCACGGTGCAAGTGGTGCTCATTACCGCCACCTGCGCCTTGGCGACGCTTTCGGTGGCCAGCGGCCTGGACAAGGGGATTCGTATTCTGTCGGAGCTCAACCTGGGGCTGGCGGTCGTGCTGATGGTGTTCGTGCTGTTGTTCGGGCCTACGGTGTTTCTGCTGCAGACCTACATCCAGAACACCGGCGCCTATCTTTCGGACATCGTCAACAAAACGTTCAACCTCTATGCGTATGAACCCACCGACTGGATCGGTGGCTGGACCTTGTTGTACTGGGGGTGGTGGTTGTCCTGGTCGCCTTTCGTGGGGCTGTTCATCGCTCGCATTTCCCGCGGGCGAACGATTCGCGAGTTTGTCTGCGGCGTGCTGTTCGTACCGGCAGGGTTCACCCTGCTGTGGATGACGGTATTCGGTGACTCGGCGATTCACATGATCCTCAACGATGGCGTGAAGGACTTGGCTGCGGTGGTCGCCCAGGACAGTTCCCTGGCGTTGTTCGCATTCCTTGAACACTTCCCGTTCTCCAGCGTGGTGTCACTGATCGCGGTGTTGATGGTGGTCGTTTTCTTCGTGACTTCGGCGGATTCTGGGGCGCTTGTGGTAGACATGCTGGCCTCGACCGGACAAGGCCATTCCCCCTTGTGGCAACGCATCTTCTGGTCGGTAAGCATCGGCGCTGTCGCGATTGCATTGTTACTGGCCAATGGGCTCAAGGCGCTGCAGACAGCGACCATCGCCAGCGCCTTGCCTTTTGCGGTCATCCTCTTGGTCGCCATCTGGGGCTTGTTCAAGGCCCTCAGCCTGGATGCCACGCGCCGCGGATTGCGCAACCAGGCATTACCTGGCCCTCGGCATACCCGGCACCCGCACGGCGGTTGGCAACGCCGATTGCGTAATATCGCGATGATGCCGCGCCGCGCTCATGTCAACCGCTTCATCACCGAAGTGGTTCGGCCCGCCTGCGAGGAGGTCGCCCTCGAACTGCGCAAGCAGGGTTATGAAGTGACGGTGAATGAGCGTGAGGACGGGCGCGTGGCCCTCGAGCTTTCTCATGCTGGCGAGGGGCGTTTCCTCTACGAAGTGCGGCCACGCGCGTTCAATACCCCCAGCTTCATCATGCGTGATACCGAAGACGGCGCCGATGCCCGCAAGTATTTCCGTGCCGAAGTGCACCTGCGCGAGGGTGGCCAGGACTATGACATCATGGGGTGGAGCCGCGAGGATGTGATCGGGGATATCCTCGACCAGTACGAGCGCCACTTGCACTACCTGCATGTGGTGAGCTGA
- the cqsA gene encoding alpha-hydroxyketone-type quorum-sensing autoinducer synthase has protein sequence MAMDTGDHVSALPQFVASRIESFQRSRMGEEWGGRHLLHGASPTPDGLRLSSNDYLCLSNERSLQQAQINALHKTAAHVLMSPVFQDERSATRRLESALAHYAGVSDSILCQSGWVANTGLLQAIADERTPVYLDHLAHMSLWYGARAVGAPVFPFRHNNAESLRQKIRSTGPGIIAVDAIYSTNGSLCELADIAVVSSETQCVLVVDESHSLGVFGSGGATVTQTLKLEEHVHFITVSLAKAFAGRAGLVGCPKRFKDYFMMAAYPVCFSSALLDHELAWIEAALRKLRKVEDRRVHLHAISSRVRQALQHAEIPMSPGTQQIIALEGGSESQTMRLRDALESEGIYGSVFCAPATPRRHALIRLSLHSGVTQDQADTLVRRCVDVWHRS, from the coding sequence ATGGCCATGGACACCGGTGACCATGTCAGTGCCTTGCCGCAGTTTGTGGCCTCTCGCATCGAATCTTTTCAGCGTAGTCGCATGGGGGAAGAGTGGGGTGGGCGACACCTACTGCATGGTGCCTCGCCGACGCCTGACGGACTGCGACTGTCTAGTAATGATTACCTTTGCCTTTCAAATGAGCGGTCATTACAACAGGCTCAAATTAACGCTCTGCACAAGACGGCAGCTCACGTGTTGATGTCTCCTGTTTTTCAGGATGAACGCAGTGCGACACGCCGTTTGGAGTCGGCGCTTGCCCACTATGCCGGTGTGAGTGACAGTATTCTCTGTCAGTCCGGGTGGGTAGCTAATACCGGGCTGTTGCAAGCGATCGCCGATGAGCGAACACCTGTTTATCTTGACCATCTAGCGCACATGTCACTTTGGTACGGCGCACGGGCTGTGGGGGCTCCGGTTTTTCCGTTTCGGCACAACAATGCTGAAAGCCTTCGTCAAAAGATCCGCAGCACTGGGCCTGGGATCATCGCCGTCGATGCCATCTACAGCACGAACGGTAGCCTTTGTGAGTTGGCTGATATTGCAGTTGTGTCGTCCGAAACCCAATGTGTATTGGTCGTGGATGAGTCTCACTCACTGGGTGTTTTCGGGAGTGGTGGGGCGACTGTAACGCAGACGCTCAAGCTTGAAGAGCATGTCCATTTCATTACTGTCAGCTTGGCCAAGGCGTTCGCGGGCCGTGCAGGGCTGGTCGGTTGTCCGAAGAGGTTCAAGGACTACTTCATGATGGCCGCCTATCCCGTGTGTTTCAGTTCTGCATTACTTGATCATGAATTGGCCTGGATCGAAGCCGCTTTGAGGAAACTGAGAAAGGTAGAAGATCGCCGTGTGCACTTGCACGCCATCAGCAGCCGTGTCCGGCAGGCCCTGCAGCACGCAGAGATACCCATGAGCCCCGGTACGCAACAGATCATAGCCCTGGAAGGAGGCAGTGAAAGCCAGACTATGCGTCTTCGTGATGCCTTGGAAAGTGAGGGCATTTATGGCTCGGTGTTTTGCGCCCCGGCGACTCCTCGACGGCATGCCTTGATAAGGCTTTCTCTGCATAGTGGCGTGACTCAAGATCAGGCAGACACACTCGTCAGGCGCTGTGTCGACGTTTGGCACCGCTCATGA
- a CDS encoding YdeI/OmpD-associated family protein, which yields MSANNVTSRFEAKLLRPAKPGNGSAWAFVVLPKDASATLPRRGRTTVEGTVNGHPFRATLEPDGQLSHWLQIGTALLEAANAAIGDTVVLELTPVKEEPEPEIPADFQEALAAAPEARLVWSKTTTLARVDWIHWMTAAKQPATRAKRIATACDMLASGKKHVCCFDPSGYYSKAFRAPEAEDH from the coding sequence ATGTCAGCAAACAATGTGACAAGCCGATTCGAAGCCAAGCTTCTCCGTCCGGCGAAACCTGGAAACGGTTCGGCATGGGCGTTCGTCGTTCTGCCAAAAGATGCAAGTGCAACGCTTCCCAGGCGAGGAAGGACGACTGTTGAAGGCACAGTGAACGGGCATCCTTTCCGGGCCACCCTGGAGCCAGATGGTCAGCTCAGCCACTGGCTGCAGATCGGTACTGCGTTACTCGAAGCCGCAAATGCGGCCATTGGCGACACTGTTGTACTGGAGTTGACTCCTGTGAAGGAGGAGCCCGAACCTGAGATTCCAGCGGATTTTCAGGAGGCATTGGCAGCTGCGCCTGAGGCTCGCCTGGTGTGGAGCAAGACGACGACCCTCGCCCGAGTAGACTGGATACATTGGATGACTGCTGCCAAGCAACCCGCGACGCGCGCCAAACGCATTGCCACCGCATGCGACATGCTTGCATCCGGCAAGAAGCATGTTTGCTGTTTCGACCCGTCTGGGTACTACAGCAAGGCTTTCCGAGCACCTGAGGCGGAAGATCATTGA